GATTCGACAGACACGCATTACGGTACGGTGGGTTGTGTCGTGCTCGACTCCCACGGGAACCTCGCCGCCGGAACGAGTACCGGAGGCACCGCCAAGAAATTGCCGGGCCGCGTCGGCGACTCGCCGATCGTGGGTGCAGGCACTTATGCCGCGAATGGACTGAGTGCCGTGTCTGGAACCGGTATCGGTGAAGAGTACATTCGAAACAGCGTCGCGTACGACGTCGCTGCTCAGATGCGTTACGCGGGCAAGTCGCTCGAATCATCGATCACCGAAATCATGCTCGAGCGTCTTTCGCCCGGCACCGGTGGTCTGATCGCCGTTTCTCAACAAGGCGACATCGTGATGCAGCACAACACGCCTGGCATGAGTTGCGGGGCAGCAGACAGCACCGGACGATTCGATACACACTTTGTCCTTGACAACGGTGGAGCCCCCGCGGACGCGATCAGCCAGTCACCTAAAACGAAAATCGGGGCTCTCATCGAGCAACAAGCGGCCGACTGGAATAACGGCGACATCGATGCATTCATGAACGTCTATTGGAAGAGCGAACAGCTCACGTTTTCATCAGGTGGCGAAATCACTCGCGGGTTCAACGCGACGATGGCGAGATACAAAAAACGCTATCCGACATCAGCCGAAATGGGAAAACTCACGTTCTCCGAACTCGAGTTCCAGCCACTCGATACGTCGGCAATGCAAGTTCTCGGTGTTTGGAATCTCCAACGCGACCTACCGATTGGAGGACGATTCACACTCGTCTTTCGACACTTCCCTGATGGATGGAAAATTGTGCACGACCACACTTCCAAATTCCCTGACGAGCCGAAACCATAGCAGACGAGAGTAACAGGTGGCCGGTACCGTTTCGATCTCAGATGACAGAATTTCAGAGGAAAACAGCGTACGA
Above is a genomic segment from Neorhodopirellula lusitana containing:
- a CDS encoding isoaspartyl peptidase/L-asparaginase, which codes for MKFHASALALVLLCPLFAVETSHGEEATNQVNWAIAIHGGAGNFPAQLDEASRKQRSESLQNALQTGRDLLAAGGTALYTVEAVIRLMEDDPIFNAGRGAVLTEDGRAELDASIMDGRTLGCGAVAGVTKVKNPISLARRVMTNTKHVLLAGPGADEFATGQQVPLVDPDYFITKRDIQNAANIVSSTQDSTDTHYGTVGCVVLDSHGNLAAGTSTGGTAKKLPGRVGDSPIVGAGTYAANGLSAVSGTGIGEEYIRNSVAYDVAAQMRYAGKSLESSITEIMLERLSPGTGGLIAVSQQGDIVMQHNTPGMSCGAADSTGRFDTHFVLDNGGAPADAISQSPKTKIGALIEQQAADWNNGDIDAFMNVYWKSEQLTFSSGGEITRGFNATMARYKKRYPTSAEMGKLTFSELEFQPLDTSAMQVLGVWNLQRDLPIGGRFTLVFRHFPDGWKIVHDHTSKFPDEPKP